A stretch of Candidatus Dormiibacterota bacterium DNA encodes these proteins:
- the rpsO gene encoding 30S ribosomal protein S15: protein MPDIREKSEIIAEHRQHETDTGSAEVQIAILSERIRMLTEHLREHPQDHASRRGLLKLVGRRRRMLDYLTRTDVSRYRAIIARLGLRR from the coding sequence GTGCCCGACATCCGCGAGAAGTCCGAGATCATCGCCGAGCACCGCCAGCACGAGACCGACACCGGCTCGGCGGAGGTGCAGATCGCGATCCTCAGCGAGCGCATCAGGATGCTCACCGAGCATCTGCGCGAGCACCCGCAGGATCACGCCTCCCGGCGCGGTCTGCTGAAGCTGGTCGGACGCCGCCGGCGGATGCTCGACTACCTGACCCGGACCGATGTGTCGCGCTACCGTGCCATCATCGCCCGCCTGGGACTGCGCCGCTGA
- a CDS encoding diacylglycerol kinase family protein, translating into MTTVAVVNPASCAGRTGRSWPETRRVLAAAGVEVEERLTTAPREATELTRAALREGCERVVAVGGDGTLNEVVNGFLDADGSAIAPLAVLGLLPSGTGGDFRRTAGIPASAAGAAAVLAAGASRPVDVGRITLDGAAPRHFINIADCGIGGEVVGRVNRSSKRAGGTATFLWHSLASLLSYRPRAARVEIDGVAEEGRYQNVVIANGRYFGGGMCVAPGADPADGLFDVVLFGDLPRLRSLTGIRRIYAGTHIGQPGIRLLHGRRVRVTPLEQPPLCFEMEGEEVGPAPATLEILPGAVRLCAPG; encoded by the coding sequence GTGACCACCGTCGCCGTCGTCAACCCCGCGAGCTGCGCCGGGCGCACCGGCCGGAGCTGGCCGGAGACGCGCCGGGTGCTCGCCGCCGCCGGGGTGGAGGTCGAGGAGCGTCTCACCACCGCCCCGCGGGAGGCCACCGAGCTGACCCGCGCGGCGCTGCGCGAGGGCTGCGAGCGGGTGGTGGCGGTGGGCGGCGACGGCACCCTGAACGAGGTGGTCAACGGGTTCCTCGACGCCGACGGGAGCGCGATCGCCCCGCTGGCGGTGCTCGGGCTGCTCCCCAGCGGCACCGGCGGCGACTTCCGCCGCACCGCCGGGATCCCCGCGAGCGCGGCCGGCGCCGCCGCGGTGCTCGCCGCCGGCGCCAGCCGGCCCGTCGACGTGGGCCGGATCACCCTCGACGGCGCCGCGCCCCGGCATTTCATCAACATCGCCGACTGCGGCATCGGCGGCGAGGTGGTCGGCCGGGTCAACCGCAGCAGCAAGCGGGCCGGGGGCACGGCGACGTTCCTCTGGCACTCGCTGGCCTCGCTGCTCAGCTACCGGCCGAGGGCGGCGCGGGTGGAGATCGACGGCGTCGCCGAGGAGGGCCGCTACCAGAACGTGGTGATCGCCAACGGCCGCTACTTCGGCGGCGGCATGTGCGTCGCCCCGGGCGCGGATCCCGCCGACGGTCTCTTCGACGTGGTGCTCTTCGGCGACCTGCCCCGGCTGCGCTCGCTCACCGGGATCCGCCGCATCTACGCGGGGACCCACATCGGGCAGCCCGGCATCCGCCTCCTCCACGGCCGCAGGGTGCGGGTGACCCCCCTCGAGCAGCCGCCGCTCTGCTTCGAGATGGAGGGGGAGGAGGTGGGCCCGGCGCCGGCCACGCTGGAGATCCTGCCCGGGGCGGTCCGCCTCTGCGCCCCCGGCTGA
- a CDS encoding (Fe-S)-binding protein yields MTALPLPEAQAIAAGRCAACPKMCRSACPTLAVTANERHQPWGHARSVLAALRTPGGFAAPATAEAAFACATCGACTPPCRVDGVETPELSWAVRAAVFAAGATPPVGLRAVAEAAAGRVPAAETGTPAWTDPAGTLAGLRRLATPGAGMLLLPGCGALGLRPAAALAAGRALHALGVAFTVLDEHRCCGAPARSFGDTGALTAMLERLCAAVAATGARRVAVQSPSCAHLLATRAAQLGAGLTVEPLAAVLGAALAGRPAGATGRVAYHDPCFLARHLDCTAPPRAVLSGLGLEVVELRGRGATTACSGGGGGLPLTHPTIAGGYRDRLAAEVAAAAAAGASAVVTGCARCAARLEGAATVPVLELAEAVAAHLGTAEAPR; encoded by the coding sequence ATGACCGCCCTCCCCCTGCCGGAGGCGCAGGCGATCGCCGCCGGGCGCTGCGCCGCCTGTCCGAAGATGTGCCGCAGTGCCTGCCCCACCCTGGCGGTGACCGCCAACGAGCGCCACCAGCCCTGGGGCCACGCCCGCAGCGTGCTCGCGGCGCTGCGCACCCCCGGCGGATTCGCCGCGCCGGCCACCGCCGAGGCCGCGTTCGCCTGCGCCACCTGCGGCGCCTGCACGCCACCCTGCCGGGTGGACGGGGTGGAGACCCCGGAGCTGAGCTGGGCGGTGCGTGCCGCCGTCTTCGCCGCCGGGGCCACCCCGCCGGTGGGGCTGCGCGCGGTGGCCGAGGCCGCCGCCGGCCGGGTTCCCGCCGCCGAGACGGGCACGCCGGCCTGGACCGACCCGGCGGGGACGCTCGCCGGGCTCCGCCGCCTCGCCACCCCCGGTGCCGGGATGCTGCTGCTCCCCGGCTGCGGGGCCCTCGGCCTGCGTCCGGCGGCGGCGCTGGCCGCGGGGCGGGCGCTCCACGCCCTCGGCGTCGCCTTCACCGTGCTCGACGAGCACCGCTGCTGCGGCGCGCCGGCGCGCAGCTTCGGCGACACCGGGGCGCTCACCGCGATGCTGGAGCGGCTGTGCGCCGCCGTCGCCGCCACCGGGGCGCGCCGGGTGGCGGTGCAGTCGCCGTCGTGCGCCCACCTGCTGGCGACCCGGGCGGCGCAGCTCGGCGCCGGCCTGACCGTCGAGCCGCTCGCCGCCGTTCTCGGCGCGGCGCTCGCCGGCCGCCCCGCCGGGGCCACCGGCCGGGTCGCCTACCACGACCCCTGCTTCCTCGCCCGCCACCTCGACTGCACCGCCCCGCCGCGGGCCGTGCTGAGCGGCCTCGGGCTCGAGGTCGTCGAGCTGCGCGGCCGGGGCGCCACCACCGCCTGCTCCGGAGGCGGCGGCGGGCTGCCACTCACCCACCCGACGATCGCGGGCGGGTACCGCGACCGCCTCGCCGCCGAGGTCGCCGCCGCGGCCGCGGCCGGCGCCAGCGCGGTGGTCACCGGTTGTGCGCGCTGCGCCGCCCGGCTCGAGGGGGCGGCGACGGTGCCGGTGCTCGAGCTGGCCGAGGCGGTTGCCGCCCACCTCGGCACGGCGGAGGCGCCGCGGTGA
- a CDS encoding FAD-binding oxidoreductase, with protein MSALPAGFLDELREAVGDRGLSTEPADRDAVAHDLWPRALIAERGGHPLPGPDAVVWPADREQVAAVCATCHRAGVPFTPFGAGTGVCGAAVPVRGGVVLDLKRLDRILDWDLESGWVVVEPGVLGSRLEDACRERGRTTGHHPSSLALSTVGGFVATRSAGQLSTRYGRIDDLVAGLEAVLPDGTAVSLRAQPASGAGPDLRRLFLGSEGGFGVVVEVTLRLRPLPERRVDHAAVFATFAAGVAAVRELLQAGLRPSLLRLYDPADTALQAAELGVGAGAGEGLDDDALLLTSCEGRAGVAGAEAAELAAICAAHGARACDPGAVAAWYARRDDIGFAQARYLPLPGAVIDTVELAAPWSRLVALHEAVRRRLGGRLIVLCHLSHGYPDGACLYFSFAGVAAEEEAAVPLHERLWEEVMAAAAETGASIGHHHGAGLARAPHMAAELGEGGLEVLRRLKLALDPGGVANPGKWGL; from the coding sequence GTGAGCGCTCTGCCTGCGGGGTTTCTCGACGAGCTCCGCGAGGCCGTCGGCGACCGCGGGCTCAGCACCGAGCCCGCCGACCGCGACGCCGTCGCCCACGACCTCTGGCCGCGGGCGCTGATCGCCGAGCGCGGCGGCCACCCCCTGCCCGGCCCCGACGCAGTGGTCTGGCCCGCCGACCGCGAACAGGTCGCAGCCGTCTGCGCCACCTGCCACCGTGCCGGGGTGCCCTTCACGCCCTTCGGCGCCGGCACCGGGGTGTGCGGCGCCGCGGTCCCGGTCCGGGGCGGGGTGGTGCTCGACCTCAAGCGGCTCGACCGCATCCTCGACTGGGATCTGGAGAGCGGCTGGGTCGTGGTCGAGCCCGGGGTGCTCGGCAGCCGCCTCGAGGACGCCTGCCGCGAGCGTGGCCGCACCACCGGCCACCACCCCTCCTCGCTGGCGCTGTCCACCGTCGGCGGCTTCGTGGCCACCCGTTCGGCGGGGCAGCTGAGCACCCGCTACGGGCGCATCGACGACCTCGTCGCCGGCCTCGAGGCGGTGCTCCCCGACGGCACCGCCGTCTCCCTCCGCGCCCAGCCCGCGAGCGGCGCCGGTCCCGATCTGCGCCGCCTGTTCCTGGGCAGCGAGGGCGGCTTCGGAGTGGTGGTCGAGGTGACCCTCCGGCTCCGTCCGCTGCCGGAGCGGCGGGTCGACCACGCCGCCGTGTTCGCCACCTTCGCGGCCGGGGTGGCGGCGGTGCGCGAGCTCCTCCAGGCCGGGCTGCGGCCCTCGCTGCTCCGCCTCTACGACCCCGCCGACACCGCCCTCCAGGCCGCCGAGCTGGGGGTGGGTGCGGGGGCGGGGGAGGGGCTGGACGATGATGCGCTCCTGCTCACCTCCTGCGAGGGCCGCGCCGGGGTCGCCGGGGCCGAGGCCGCCGAGCTCGCCGCGATCTGCGCCGCCCACGGCGCCCGTGCCTGCGACCCCGGCGCGGTCGCCGCCTGGTACGCGCGCCGCGACGACATCGGCTTCGCCCAGGCGCGCTACCTGCCCCTGCCCGGCGCGGTGATCGACACCGTCGAGCTCGCCGCTCCCTGGTCGCGGCTGGTGGCCCTCCACGAGGCGGTGCGCCGTCGGCTGGGGGGACGGCTGATCGTGCTCTGCCACCTCAGCCACGGCTACCCCGACGGGGCCTGCCTGTACTTCAGCTTCGCCGGCGTCGCCGCCGAGGAGGAGGCGGCGGTCCCCCTCCACGAGCGGCTCTGGGAGGAGGTGATGGCGGCCGCCGCCGAGACCGGGGCGAGCATCGGCCACCATCACGGCGCCGGCCTCGCCCGGGCTCCCCACATGGCCGCGGAGCTGGGGGAGGGCGGGCTCGAGGTGCTCCGCCGGCTGAAGCTGGCGCTCGACCCCGGCGGGGTCGCCAACCCGGGGAAGTGGGGGCTGTGA
- a CDS encoding FAD-dependent oxidoreductase encodes MPEVVVVGGGLAGAWAAVTAARAGLQVVLVRRGPAATAVSSGALDLVPPAEAADPGGWLGRLARDAPDHPYVAGGAAPPPRFELEAEARRLAAELGGAGLRLRVGLDRPALLAAVTGQLRRAGVVLETIGAGDLDGGGRVAVAGIRGLLRVDAPAVAAAIAERLGDAVSARAVTLDPELPGIDESLAGDLDDATVARAVEGPGGAEALGAALRAGLGDGDVELALLPAVLGLEDADGVRARVEAAAGVRVAELLSPPPSAPGWRLARAAEAMARRAGVEVITGTVTGVHRGGRRVTAVVAADGDTLSCQVLILATGKFLGGGLTGEPRPREPLLGLPLFAGGLALEAQSPRDLVERTRFTPQPFLAAGVRTDAEGRPVDGFGAPVLDNLLACGALLGGLDTTLRGGGLGVAAWTGARAGRAAARLRGVAAA; translated from the coding sequence ATGCCGGAGGTCGTCGTTGTCGGCGGGGGACTCGCGGGCGCCTGGGCGGCGGTGACCGCCGCCCGTGCCGGGCTCCAGGTCGTCCTGGTCCGGCGCGGCCCGGCTGCGACTGCGGTCTCCTCCGGTGCCCTCGACCTCGTCCCTCCGGCCGAGGCCGCCGACCCCGGAGGCTGGCTCGGCCGCCTCGCCCGCGACGCGCCCGACCACCCCTACGTCGCCGGCGGCGCCGCGCCGCCCCCGCGGTTCGAGCTCGAGGCCGAGGCCCGCCGCCTCGCCGCCGAGCTCGGCGGGGCCGGCCTCCGGCTGCGGGTGGGCCTGGACCGGCCGGCCCTGCTCGCCGCGGTGACCGGCCAGCTGCGCCGGGCGGGGGTGGTGCTCGAGACCATTGGCGCAGGCGACCTCGACGGCGGCGGGCGGGTCGCGGTCGCCGGCATCCGCGGGCTGCTGCGCGTCGACGCCCCGGCGGTCGCGGCGGCCATCGCCGAGCGCCTCGGCGACGCCGTCTCCGCCCGCGCCGTCACCCTCGACCCGGAGCTTCCGGGCATCGACGAGAGCCTCGCCGGAGACCTCGACGACGCCACCGTCGCCCGCGCCGTCGAGGGCCCGGGCGGGGCCGAGGCGCTGGGCGCGGCACTCCGCGCCGGGCTCGGCGACGGCGACGTGGAGCTGGCGCTGCTCCCCGCCGTGCTCGGCCTCGAGGACGCCGACGGGGTCCGCGCCCGGGTCGAGGCGGCCGCCGGGGTGCGGGTCGCCGAGCTGCTCAGCCCGCCGCCGTCGGCGCCGGGATGGCGGCTCGCCCGCGCCGCCGAGGCGATGGCCCGCCGCGCCGGGGTGGAGGTGATCACCGGCACGGTGACGGGGGTGCACCGCGGCGGGCGCCGGGTCACCGCGGTCGTGGCCGCCGACGGCGACACCCTGAGCTGCCAGGTGCTGATCCTCGCCACCGGGAAGTTCCTCGGTGGAGGGCTGACCGGCGAGCCCCGGCCGCGCGAGCCGCTGCTCGGGCTGCCCCTCTTCGCCGGCGGTCTCGCCCTCGAGGCGCAGAGCCCGCGCGACCTGGTCGAGCGAACCCGCTTCACGCCCCAGCCGTTTCTCGCCGCCGGGGTGCGCACCGACGCCGAGGGCCGCCCCGTCGACGGCTTCGGCGCCCCGGTGCTCGACAACCTCCTCGCCTGCGGGGCTCTGCTCGGTGGCCTCGACACCACCCTGCGCGGCGGCGGCCTCGGCGTCGCCGCCTGGACGGGGGCGCGCGCCGGCCGGGCCGCGGCGCGCCTGCGCGGCGTCGCGGCGGCGTGA